One genomic region from Roseinatronobacter sp. S2 encodes:
- a CDS encoding 3-keto-5-aminohexanoate cleavage protein produces MMNKRLLTCAVLGNFTTRKLNPALPITPAEIADDCLAAATEGAAIVHIHVRDPKTELPSMETELYAEVVARIRDVRQDLIINLTTGNGGRYHPSDDDPAKPGPRTNLLPAETRVRHIQAIRPDIATLDLNTMVFGAEVVINAPESIRRMARMILEAGVRPEIELFDSGDIAVLGALQKEGTLPGAPLCSVVMGVPYGFQPSPETVLYARSLLPEAAQWTAFGTGKSAFPMVAQSVLAGGHARIGLEDAVKLDANTLAPSNAAMVTKARRIMEDLGHPPATPVEARALLGL; encoded by the coding sequence ATGATGAACAAACGTCTTTTGACCTGTGCAGTTCTAGGGAATTTCACGACACGCAAACTCAATCCTGCGCTGCCAATCACCCCGGCAGAAATTGCGGATGACTGCCTTGCCGCGGCTACTGAGGGGGCGGCGATTGTTCATATCCATGTCCGCGATCCGAAAACCGAACTGCCCTCGATGGAAACCGAACTTTATGCCGAAGTTGTCGCGCGTATCCGCGATGTCCGGCAGGATCTGATCATCAACCTGACCACCGGCAATGGCGGGCGCTATCATCCCAGCGATGACGACCCTGCCAAACCGGGGCCGCGCACCAATCTGCTGCCCGCCGAAACCCGCGTGCGCCATATCCAGGCCATAAGGCCCGATATCGCAACGCTGGATCTGAACACGATGGTGTTTGGCGCCGAGGTGGTCATAAATGCACCGGAATCCATCAGGCGTATGGCAAGAATGATTCTGGAAGCGGGTGTTCGGCCGGAAATAGAGTTATTTGATTCAGGCGATATCGCGGTGCTGGGGGCGCTTCAGAAAGAAGGCACCCTGCCCGGTGCGCCACTTTGTTCGGTGGTCATGGGGGTGCCCTACGGCTTTCAACCTAGCCCCGAGACCGTGCTTTATGCCCGCAGCCTGCTGCCAGAGGCGGCCCAATGGACAGCATTTGGCACGGGAAAATCTGCCTTTCCCATGGTTGCGCAATCGGTTCTGGCCGGGGGGCACGCCCGCATCGGGCTGGAAGACGCTGTCAAACTTGACGCCAATACGCTGGCCCCATCTAACGCTGCGATGGTGACCAAGGCGCGCCGGATTATGGAGGATCTTGGCCATCCACCCGCAACACCGGTCGAGGCGCGTGCTCTGCTGGGGCTTTGA